The DNA region CCGCACAAACTCCCCTGGGTACTTCCTTGCCCTAAGTGGCGGCTTGGATTCTTCAACAGTCGCGCTCTTCGTCTACAGCATGGCCAAGCTTGTGCTCCAGTCCATTGATGCCGGGGAGATGTCAACTCTGGATGATCTTAGACGCGTCACCGGTGACAAGACGTTCATGCCCGAGACGCCAGAGGAGATTGTCTCTAGGCTGCTCCATACATGCTACATGGGCACGGTCAACAGCGGAGATGACACGAGATCAAGAGCCTCCCGGCTCGCGGCTGAGCTTGGTGCCTATCACTCTGATATTTCGATTGATGAGGCTGTGCAGGCTCacgaggccatcatcgagaAGACGCTCAACTTTAAGCCCAGATACGGGGTTGAAGGTGGCAGTCCAGCAGAGAATGTAAGTTTACGGAGTGGTGACCCATCATAGTTCTCTTTAGGTTACATAGTCGAGACTCCTGCTGATGCCATTTGTAGCTTGCGCGTCAGAACATCCAAGCAAGAAACCGTCTAGTCGTTCAGTACGAACTAGCTCAACTTTCGACAACAGCGAGACAGCTCCCGCGAGCGGGGGCGGCACTTctggtgctgggcagtgGAAACGTTGATGAGAATCTCCGTGGTTACTACACAAAGTAGTGAGTTTCGCTTTGCTGGTAGCTCGGGCCGGCTGCTTGACTGACTTGCTGCTTCAGCGACGCATCGTCAGCGGACATTGCCCCTCTTGGGAGCATCTCAAAGACCGACGCCAAGAGCTTCCAGGCCTGGGCCAAAGACCAATGGGACCTGCCTATCATGACCGAGTTCCTTgaggcgacgccgtcggcggagCTTCTTCCTCTATCCGCCGGAGTGCAGGATGATGAAGCAGACACGGAGATGGGCCTGACGTACAGGTGGGTGAACATGGAATCCTGTGTCCGAGTGCTTTCACTGATCGCATAACAGCGAACTGTCGGAATTCGGTATCCTGAGAAAGGTACACAAGCTGGGCCCGTGGTCAACCTACCTTCAGCTCCTAGGAGACTGGAAAGAGAGACCAGGCTACGGCCCGCGGCAGATTGCCGAGCGGGTCAAGAGGTTCTTCCGTTTCTACTCCATCAACCGCCACAAGGCCGTCATTCTCACCCCTTCACCGCATCTCTCGGCGTACAACCCTGACGATAACCGCCACGATCTCCGGCCGTTCTTGTACGTCGCCACGTGGCCATGGCAATTCGGCAAGATTGACGCGCATGCGCAGGAGCTCGAGAGGAAGATCGCGGACAGGGATAGACCAGCGGAGTCTCAGTACAACGCGGTCGACTAGGAGACAAGGCGCGAGAGACTGGATGACGCCAATAGATGGATGGCAGGCTGATATACCGCACAATGTACTGGCATCGGCTCGAGCCAATGGTATCGGGCAATACTACACACCAAAGGCTTGTCTCTTTGGTGCTGTTCTCTGTCACGTTTCTCTAGAGCATTTGAACTCACGGTCTGAACCCATTTACTACCAGCAGACTGTCCGGTCAGTTCTTGACTGGGCAGTTGTTCGTGGTCACTGTCGCAGTCAAGGAGTCATCATGGCCTTTCAAAGCCTTCTACATGACCAGCTGTGGTATCTTGTATGGTGGACGAGCTCAGTCATGCCGTATGTCCTCTTGATGTGATGGTCGACAAAAACGGGGGAAGCGACCTGATAAAGATCCCGCATCGCCTCGCCTAGCTCCCTGGCCTCGAAGACGGGGCATGTCCGCTGCTCTGAGGACAACAAATATCCTCGCGAccgtgccccccccccctttcgccaactccgccatcgccgccgctcgcGTTCAACTATCTGTGGATCATGCCGCTTTGGACGGATATTGCGCAAGGTAGCCTTCTCGCTGCTGTCGAGGAACAGCTCCAGCTCTCCCTCGAcgggtgacggcgacgcca from Colletotrichum higginsianum IMI 349063 chromosome 4, whole genome shotgun sequence includes:
- a CDS encoding Glutamine-dependent NAD(+) synthetase: MSFITVAAATLPSVPLDFKGNRDRILESIRIAKEQGATLRTGPELEIPGYGCLDHHLEGDTFLHSWEVLADIIADPVCKDMLIDLGMGCRHRNVRYNCRVLCTYKRIYLIRPKQSLANDGLYREARHFSAWTKLREIETYYLEAVAAKVTGQKTVPIGDMILSTLDTAVSCETCEEMFSPLNPSTFLGLNGAEIILNSSASHAELRKLKTRLDLISNSTRKLGGIYVYANATGVDGEARMLFDGSSMVLANGKVLSQSSQFSLKPVEVIIATVSVEEVRSYRSSISRNFQAAAQPDFPRVECDLRLTRPADEVYLSDHLRIAKEVELKILDPMEEIAMAQAVFLWQYLCRTNSPGYFLALSGGLDSSTVALFVYSMAKLVLQSIDAGEMSTLDDLRRVTGDKTFMPETPEEIVSRLLHTCYMGTVNSGDDTRSRASRLAAELGAYHSDISIDEAVQAHEAIIEKTLNFKPRYGVEGGSPAENLARQNIQARNRLVVQYELAQLSTTARQLPRAGAALLVLGSGNVDENLRGYYTKYDASSADIAPLGSISKTDAKSFQAWAKDQWDLPIMTEFLEATPSAELLPLSAGVQDDEADTEMGLTYSELSEFGILRKVHKLGPWSTYLQLLGDWKERPGYGPRQIAERVKRFFRFYSINRHKAVILTPSPHLSAYNPDDNRHDLRPFLYVATWPWQFGKIDAHAQELERKIADRDRPAESQYNAVD